A section of the Streptomyces xinghaiensis S187 genome encodes:
- a CDS encoding 4-carboxy-4-hydroxy-2-oxoadipate aldolase/oxaloacetate decarboxylase, with amino-acid sequence MSPGTAELGRAGVATVYEAYGRRGLIEESWDTVTPGRRTAGPARTVLCGPGDNRAVHEAMDVLRPGEILVVTLAEPEPVAVVGDLLATQAAVRGAAGLLVNAAVRDTAELAGLQMTVHARWRNARGAGKEHRGRVNVPVRVGGTLIEPGDLVVLDDDGATAVRAADVPEVVRAVRARIAKEAALRARWQNGEISYDVYGLRAQDSEGSVTA; translated from the coding sequence GTGAGCCCCGGAACGGCCGAGCTGGGCCGCGCCGGAGTCGCCACGGTGTACGAGGCGTACGGCCGCCGCGGACTGATCGAGGAGTCCTGGGACACCGTGACCCCCGGCCGCCGCACCGCCGGTCCGGCCCGCACGGTGCTGTGCGGCCCCGGCGACAACCGCGCCGTCCACGAGGCCATGGACGTCCTCCGGCCCGGGGAGATCCTGGTCGTCACCCTGGCCGAGCCGGAGCCCGTCGCCGTCGTCGGAGACCTGCTGGCGACCCAGGCGGCCGTGCGCGGAGCGGCCGGGCTCCTCGTCAACGCGGCCGTCCGGGACACCGCCGAGCTCGCGGGCCTGCAGATGACGGTCCACGCCCGGTGGCGGAACGCCCGCGGCGCCGGCAAGGAGCACCGCGGGCGGGTGAACGTCCCCGTCCGCGTGGGCGGCACCCTGATCGAGCCGGGCGACCTGGTCGTCCTGGACGACGACGGCGCCACCGCCGTACGGGCCGCCGACGTCCCCGAGGTCGTGCGGGCCGTACGGGCCCGCATCGCCAAGGAGGCCGCCCTGCGGGCGCGCTGGCAGAACGGCGAGATCAGCTACGACGTCTACGGCCTGCGCGCGCAGGACAGCGAAGGGAGCGTGACGGCATGA
- a CDS encoding ABC transporter substrate-binding protein, whose protein sequence is MSPSRRTLLKAFAASSALLSPTLLTACSNGGSAGRGGALNVGQISDSVAFFPLFIAEKRGFFKDEGLSLGDRPRLGTGAKVAAALKSGSIDIGAGVMTDVLNLAENDAQARLTTSLVTEYYVDIVVKKGFSSPGSSLKEKTRALAGKKIGITGPGSGTEALVNYLFGLAGLNPRTDATLVNLGAVSSAALGALKAGRVDALAFFQPIGQQAEAAGIGDIYISPAAGDVPSLTGALHGVAFTLSGVLTEKSAEIASFQSAIGRSLKFIAGDASEVRDLLGEYLSSAPGPALDALVPILRKESPASAAVAGKSYGIARDFHVDSGLVKSAPSYGELVPEAFR, encoded by the coding sequence GTGTCCCCATCGCGCCGCACCCTGCTCAAGGCGTTCGCCGCCTCCTCCGCCCTGCTGTCACCGACCCTGCTCACGGCCTGCTCGAACGGTGGCTCGGCCGGCAGGGGCGGCGCCCTCAACGTCGGCCAGATCAGCGACTCCGTCGCCTTCTTCCCGCTGTTCATCGCCGAGAAGCGCGGCTTCTTCAAGGACGAGGGCCTCTCGCTCGGCGACCGCCCCCGGCTCGGCACCGGTGCCAAGGTCGCCGCCGCGCTGAAGTCCGGCAGCATCGACATCGGCGCCGGGGTCATGACCGATGTGCTCAACCTCGCCGAGAACGACGCCCAGGCCCGGCTCACGACGTCCCTGGTCACCGAGTACTACGTCGACATCGTCGTGAAGAAAGGTTTCAGCAGCCCGGGTTCCTCCCTCAAGGAGAAGACCCGCGCCCTGGCCGGGAAGAAGATCGGCATCACCGGCCCCGGCAGCGGCACCGAGGCCCTGGTCAACTACCTCTTCGGGCTCGCGGGGCTCAACCCCAGGACGGACGCCACCCTCGTCAACCTCGGCGCGGTGAGCAGCGCGGCCCTGGGCGCCCTGAAGGCGGGACGCGTCGACGCCCTCGCCTTCTTCCAGCCCATCGGCCAGCAGGCCGAGGCCGCCGGGATCGGCGACATCTACATCTCGCCCGCCGCCGGCGACGTGCCTTCCCTGACCGGCGCCCTGCACGGGGTCGCCTTCACGCTGAGCGGCGTCCTCACGGAGAAGTCCGCGGAGATCGCCTCCTTCCAGAGCGCGATCGGCCGGTCCCTGAAGTTCATCGCCGGTGACGCCTCCGAGGTCAGGGACCTGCTCGGCGAGTACCTCAGCAGCGCACCCGGCCCCGCGCTCGACGCCCTGGTCCCCATCCTGCGGAAGGAGTCCCCCGCGTCCGCCGCGGTCGCCGGGAAGAGCTACGGCATCGCCCGCGACTTCCACGTCGACAGCGGTCTCGTCAAGAGCGCCCCCTCCTACGGCGAGCTCGTCCCGGAGGCGTTCCGGTAA
- the egtC gene encoding ergothioneine biosynthesis protein EgtC produces MCRHVAYLGPGVPWQDVLVTPGHALYRQSWAPRRQRYGTVNADGFGVGWYADGDPVPARYRRAGPVWADQSFADLARVVRTRALLAAVRDATEAGADGEAAAAPFAAGPWLFSHNGALTGWPASAAPLAAGLPPEDLLTLQARCDSAFVWALVLHALRRGDALGDALSAVVEQLAAAAPGSRLNLLLTDGGTVAATAWGDTLWYLADPAARRTVVASEPYDDDPRWTEAPDRTLLTATRTDVLLTPLKEPA; encoded by the coding sequence ATGTGCCGGCATGTGGCCTACCTGGGGCCCGGCGTTCCCTGGCAGGACGTCCTGGTGACCCCCGGGCACGCGCTGTACCGCCAGTCCTGGGCGCCGCGCCGCCAGCGGTACGGCACCGTCAACGCCGACGGCTTCGGCGTCGGCTGGTACGCGGACGGCGACCCGGTGCCGGCCCGCTACCGCCGCGCCGGGCCGGTCTGGGCCGACCAGTCCTTCGCCGACCTCGCCCGCGTCGTGCGCACCCGTGCGCTGCTCGCGGCCGTACGGGACGCGACCGAGGCCGGCGCCGACGGCGAGGCCGCCGCCGCGCCCTTCGCCGCCGGGCCCTGGCTGTTCAGCCACAACGGGGCCCTCACGGGCTGGCCCGCCTCCGCCGCCCCGCTCGCGGCCGGACTGCCGCCCGAGGACCTGCTGACGCTCCAGGCCCGCTGCGACTCGGCCTTCGTCTGGGCGCTCGTCCTCCACGCGCTGCGCCGCGGCGACGCGCTGGGCGACGCCCTCTCCGCCGTCGTCGAGCAGCTGGCCGCGGCGGCGCCGGGCTCCCGGCTCAACCTGCTGCTCACGGACGGCGGCACCGTGGCCGCCACCGCCTGGGGGGACACCCTCTGGTACCTGGCGGACCCGGCCGCGCGCCGCACCGTCGTGGCCTCCGAGCCCTACGACGACGATCCGCGCTGGACCGAGGCACCCGACCGCACCCTGCTCACCGCCACCCGCACCGATGTTCTCCTGACCCCGCTCAAGGAGCCCGCGTGA
- a CDS encoding DUF3140 domain-containing protein: protein MADTSAHISTIELDALWDEFHRVVNMNSEELAAWLRTESAGEVSETEPDHSGTELGRHVLHILQKRRTDLTDDDIRVMHKIVDRVTDQRREDMEPVAGQSSWRHRLMNMGHDPLKPPRDTGR from the coding sequence GTGGCTGACACATCGGCTCACATCTCCACCATCGAGCTGGACGCGCTCTGGGACGAGTTCCACCGCGTGGTGAACATGAACTCCGAGGAACTCGCCGCATGGCTGCGGACGGAATCCGCCGGCGAGGTCAGCGAGACCGAACCGGACCACTCCGGCACCGAGCTGGGCAGGCACGTCCTGCATATCCTGCAGAAGCGCCGCACCGACCTCACCGACGACGACATCCGGGTGATGCACAAGATTGTCGACCGGGTGACGGACCAGCGCCGCGAGGACATGGAACCGGTCGCCGGGCAGAGCTCCTGGCGGCACCGGCTCATGAACATGGGCCACGACCCGCTGAAGCCCCCGCGCGACACTGGGCGGTAG
- a CDS encoding ABC transporter ATP-binding protein: MTALLSVDGLSQRFVKNDTATVALRDFSLSVEQGTFVSVLGRSGCGKSTMLNLLAGLTTPTSGEVRYQGKRLTGPHTDIGYLTQSDTLMPWRDVQRNVEMPLELQGVPAAERSRTAGDLIGRVGLSGFEHHYPRELSGGMRRRASLARMLAGSPSTLLMDEPFGALDAQLRHELQQELLRLWEGSEQTVVFVTHDIEEAILLGDRVVVLGGLGRIVVDRRIDLPRPRNADELQVDATYVALYKEMAGALQGAAA, from the coding sequence ATGACCGCGCTGCTGAGCGTCGACGGACTGTCCCAGCGGTTCGTCAAGAACGACACGGCCACGGTCGCCCTGCGCGACTTCAGCCTCTCGGTGGAGCAGGGCACCTTCGTCTCGGTCCTCGGCCGCAGCGGGTGCGGGAAGTCCACCATGCTGAACCTCCTCGCCGGGCTGACCACGCCCACCAGCGGCGAGGTCCGCTACCAGGGCAAGCGGCTCACGGGGCCGCACACGGACATCGGCTATCTGACGCAGTCGGACACGCTGATGCCGTGGCGGGACGTCCAGCGCAACGTCGAGATGCCGCTGGAGCTCCAGGGCGTGCCGGCCGCCGAGCGGTCCCGCACCGCGGGCGACCTCATCGGCCGCGTCGGCCTCTCCGGTTTCGAGCACCACTACCCCCGCGAGCTCTCCGGGGGCATGCGGCGGCGGGCCAGTCTGGCCCGGATGCTGGCCGGCAGCCCGTCCACGCTGCTCATGGACGAGCCGTTCGGCGCGCTGGACGCCCAGCTCCGCCACGAACTGCAGCAGGAACTGCTGCGGCTCTGGGAGGGCAGCGAGCAGACCGTCGTGTTCGTCACGCACGACATCGAGGAGGCGATCCTGCTCGGCGACCGCGTGGTGGTCCTCGGCGGGCTGGGACGCATCGTCGTCGACCGGCGGATCGACCTCCCCCGCCCGCGGAACGCGGACGAACTGCAGGTCGACGCCACCTATGTGGCCCTGTACAAGGAAATGGCCGGCGCACTCCAGGGAGCCGCGGCATGA
- a CDS encoding PIG-L deacetylase family protein, producing MNTRRMLVVGAHSADFVWRSAGAVARHTAAGGEALVVALSYGERGESGVLWKQEGQTEENVKKIRHEEAAGAAAVLGAGFRALDLGDYPLRAGDDAVAELAGIMRDFAPHLVLTHPEKDPFNPDHPVAHRAVARARLLTSGAGVASAFRTAPPSEFLAFEPHQPELCGFVPSVFVDITDVFERKVEAMRHMAAQRYLQEYYAQRAEHRGNHARKVTGDAGIRQAEAFQRLLPHVVGAL from the coding sequence ATGAACACACGTCGCATGCTGGTCGTCGGCGCGCACAGCGCCGACTTCGTCTGGCGCTCGGCCGGCGCCGTCGCCCGCCACACCGCCGCCGGAGGGGAAGCCCTCGTGGTGGCCCTCTCCTACGGCGAGCGCGGGGAGTCCGGCGTCCTGTGGAAGCAGGAGGGGCAGACCGAGGAGAACGTCAAGAAGATCCGCCACGAGGAGGCCGCCGGGGCCGCCGCCGTGCTCGGCGCCGGGTTCCGGGCGCTCGACCTGGGCGACTACCCGCTGCGCGCCGGTGACGACGCCGTCGCCGAACTGGCCGGGATCATGCGCGACTTCGCGCCCCACCTCGTCCTGACGCACCCCGAGAAGGACCCGTTCAACCCCGACCACCCCGTCGCGCACCGCGCGGTGGCCCGGGCCCGCCTGCTGACCTCCGGCGCGGGCGTGGCCAGCGCGTTCAGGACCGCGCCGCCCTCGGAATTCCTCGCCTTCGAACCGCACCAGCCGGAACTGTGCGGCTTCGTCCCCTCGGTCTTCGTCGACATCACCGATGTCTTCGAACGCAAGGTCGAGGCCATGCGGCACATGGCGGCCCAGCGGTACCTCCAGGAGTACTACGCCCAGCGCGCCGAGCACCGGGGCAACCACGCCCGCAAGGTGACCGGCGACGCCGGCATCCGCCAGGCCGAGGCGTTCCAGCGCCTCCTGCCCCACGTGGTGGGTGCGCTGTGA
- a CDS encoding GntR family transcriptional regulator, which translates to MPSDASSATGTAKAAKARANVTSDIREAILRGDVVAGQRLVEADLTEQFSASRGAVRSALLELAAEGLVERIANRGARVRIVPLDEAIEIYEVRMAVEALCAAKAAERIGAAEAEELRTIGSDMRVAVAGGDIMRYRQLNQRLHQRIREISGQRAASDVLERLRAQSVRQQFKVATMPGRPQVSLPEHLAIIDAIRAGDAEAAEQAIRLHLRSVMEAMRRASEG; encoded by the coding sequence ATGCCGAGCGACGCATCCAGCGCGACAGGGACGGCCAAGGCGGCGAAGGCCCGCGCCAACGTCACGTCCGACATCCGCGAGGCCATCCTGCGAGGTGATGTCGTGGCCGGCCAGCGACTGGTGGAGGCGGACCTGACGGAACAGTTCTCGGCCAGCCGGGGGGCGGTCCGCTCGGCCCTCCTCGAACTCGCGGCCGAGGGGCTGGTCGAACGCATCGCCAACCGGGGCGCCCGGGTCCGGATCGTCCCCCTCGACGAGGCCATCGAGATCTACGAGGTGCGCATGGCCGTGGAGGCCCTGTGCGCCGCCAAGGCGGCCGAGCGGATCGGCGCCGCGGAGGCGGAGGAGCTCCGCACGATCGGCTCGGACATGCGGGTGGCGGTGGCCGGCGGCGACATCATGCGCTACCGGCAGCTCAACCAGCGCCTCCACCAGCGGATCAGGGAGATCAGCGGCCAGCGCGCCGCCTCGGACGTGCTGGAGAGGCTGCGGGCGCAGAGCGTGCGGCAGCAGTTCAAGGTCGCCACCATGCCCGGCCGTCCGCAGGTCTCGCTGCCCGAGCACCTGGCGATCATCGACGCGATCCGCGCGGGTGACGCGGAGGCCGCGGAGCAGGCGATCCGGCTGCACCTGCGCAGCGTCATGGAGGCGATGCGGAGGGCCTCCGAGGGCTGA
- the egtD gene encoding L-histidine N(alpha)-methyltransferase: MSPFAVTRTLPADATAAALRTDVLRGLSRRHKELPPKWFYDARGSELFERITRLPEYYPTRAEREILAARADAVAEASGARTLVELGSGSSEKTRHLLRALGGLRAYVPVDVSESALRLAGESLLADHPELDVHALVADFQHGLRLPDTPGPRLVAFLGGTIGNLLPAERAAFLASVRSLLTPGDTLLLGTDLVKDERTLVAAYDDAQGVTAAFNKNVLSVIDRELGADFDPDDFDHVALWDAEHEWIEMRLRARHALTAKIPALDLAVTFDAGEDLRTEVSAKFRREGVRQELAAAGLELRHWWTDDEGRFALSLAGPAED, encoded by the coding sequence GTGAGTCCGTTCGCCGTCACCCGCACCCTGCCCGCCGACGCCACCGCCGCCGCTCTCCGCACCGACGTCCTCCGCGGGCTGTCCCGCCGCCACAAGGAGCTGCCGCCCAAGTGGTTCTACGACGCCCGCGGCAGCGAGCTGTTCGAGCGGATTACGCGGCTGCCCGAGTACTACCCGACCCGCGCCGAGCGGGAGATCCTCGCCGCCCGCGCGGACGCCGTCGCCGAGGCGAGCGGCGCCCGCACCCTGGTGGAACTCGGCTCCGGCTCCTCCGAGAAGACCCGCCATCTGCTGCGGGCCCTGGGCGGCCTGCGGGCCTATGTCCCCGTGGACGTCAGCGAGTCGGCGCTGCGCCTCGCGGGGGAGAGTCTGCTCGCGGACCACCCGGAGCTCGATGTCCACGCCTTGGTCGCCGACTTCCAGCACGGGCTCCGGCTCCCGGACACCCCCGGCCCGCGCCTGGTGGCCTTCCTCGGGGGCACCATCGGCAATCTGCTGCCCGCCGAGCGCGCCGCGTTCCTGGCGTCCGTGCGCTCCCTGCTCACCCCCGGGGACACGCTGCTGCTCGGCACCGACCTGGTCAAGGACGAGCGGACGCTGGTGGCGGCCTACGACGACGCCCAGGGCGTCACCGCGGCCTTCAACAAGAACGTCCTGTCCGTCATCGACCGCGAGCTGGGCGCCGACTTCGACCCGGACGACTTCGACCACGTCGCGCTCTGGGACGCGGAGCACGAGTGGATCGAGATGCGGCTGCGCGCCCGGCACGCGCTGACCGCGAAGATCCCCGCCCTGGACCTCGCCGTCACCTTCGACGCGGGCGAGGACCTGCGCACCGAGGTCTCGGCGAAGTTCCGGCGCGAGGGCGTACGGCAGGAGCTGGCCGCCGCCGGTCTGGAGCTGCGCCACTGGTGGACGGACGACGAGGGCCGCTTCGCCCTGTCGCTTGCGGGTCCGGCCGAGGACTGA
- a CDS encoding ABC transporter permease, translating to MSTTDTPPEAGRALPTGAVREDVRRTWWQRHGGTTTIWATRTALLVVMLVLWQAASGRWIDDTFISRPSDIVDRLGTWWADGTLADNTWITVQEIVYGFLLGAVAGALAGYLLGASRFVYRVLDPFIMALYAIPKVALAPLFIVWIGIGMDMKVLLAAVTVFFLVFLNTAAAVREVDQGLVDAVRLMGGGRRQIALKVVLPSSMAGFLTGLKVSVPYALIGAVIGELVASNRGLGYLINDAAAQFDTAGVFATLVVLSLIAGALNILVGLLDRRVNRWKPLQK from the coding sequence ATGAGCACCACCGACACCCCGCCCGAAGCCGGCCGGGCCCTGCCCACCGGAGCCGTCCGCGAGGACGTCCGGCGCACCTGGTGGCAGCGCCACGGCGGCACCACGACCATCTGGGCCACCCGGACCGCACTGCTGGTCGTCATGCTCGTGCTCTGGCAGGCCGCCTCCGGCCGCTGGATCGACGACACCTTCATCAGCCGGCCCAGCGACATCGTCGACCGGCTGGGAACCTGGTGGGCCGACGGCACCCTGGCCGACAACACCTGGATCACCGTGCAGGAGATCGTCTACGGATTCCTGCTCGGGGCCGTGGCCGGCGCGCTGGCCGGCTATCTGCTCGGGGCCTCGCGCTTCGTCTACCGGGTGCTGGACCCCTTCATCATGGCCCTCTACGCGATCCCGAAGGTGGCGCTGGCCCCGCTGTTCATCGTGTGGATCGGCATCGGCATGGACATGAAGGTCCTGCTGGCCGCCGTCACCGTGTTCTTCCTCGTCTTCCTCAACACGGCGGCCGCCGTCCGCGAGGTCGACCAGGGACTGGTGGACGCGGTGCGCCTCATGGGCGGCGGCCGCCGCCAGATCGCCCTCAAGGTGGTCCTGCCGTCCTCGATGGCCGGGTTCCTCACCGGGCTGAAGGTCTCGGTGCCCTACGCCCTCATCGGTGCGGTCATCGGCGAACTCGTGGCCTCCAACCGGGGCCTCGGCTACCTGATCAACGATGCCGCCGCTCAGTTCGACACCGCCGGGGTCTTCGCCACGCTCGTGGTCCTCAGCCTGATCGCCGGGGCCCTCAACATCCTCGTCGGCCTGCTCGACCGGCGCGTCAACCGCTGGAAGCCGCTCCAAAAGTAG
- a CDS encoding NAD(P)-dependent oxidoreductase → MQPPPYIALLGYGEAGSAFGRDLLALGARVRVHDPRVRPRDAVEVAADEADAVRGVDLVLSVNSASAALGALEAGAPGAREGAVWADMNTASPQAKTVLGETAARAGLSFADVAIMAPVPGRGLGVPMLVSGPAAERFAALLRPLGTPVTLQPGGAGAAARRKLLRSVFFKGMAAAVVEALDAARAAGCEEWLRENIAAELAGAGAGTVDRLVTGTRRHAGRRADEMAAAEEMVRGLGVEPAVARAARDLLLRIRAEEAGGPAAGRDTGEAAGPAEGGPRR, encoded by the coding sequence GTGCAACCGCCCCCGTACATCGCGCTGCTGGGCTACGGCGAGGCCGGCTCGGCGTTCGGCCGCGATCTGCTCGCCCTCGGTGCGCGGGTCCGCGTCCACGACCCCCGGGTCCGCCCCCGTGACGCCGTCGAGGTGGCGGCCGACGAGGCGGACGCCGTGCGCGGCGTCGACCTGGTGCTGAGCGTCAACAGCGCCTCGGCCGCCCTCGGCGCCCTGGAGGCCGGTGCCCCCGGGGCCCGGGAGGGCGCCGTCTGGGCCGATATGAACACCGCGTCACCACAGGCCAAGACCGTACTGGGGGAGACCGCCGCCCGGGCGGGCCTCTCCTTCGCCGACGTCGCGATCATGGCCCCCGTCCCGGGGCGGGGTCTCGGGGTGCCGATGCTCGTCAGCGGCCCGGCCGCGGAACGGTTCGCCGCGCTCCTCCGGCCCCTGGGCACGCCCGTCACCCTCCAGCCCGGGGGCGCCGGCGCCGCCGCCCGGCGCAAACTGCTGCGCAGTGTCTTCTTCAAGGGGATGGCCGCGGCGGTCGTCGAGGCGCTCGACGCGGCCCGCGCCGCCGGCTGCGAGGAGTGGCTGCGGGAGAACATCGCCGCGGAGCTCGCCGGCGCCGGAGCCGGAACCGTGGATCGGCTGGTCACCGGCACCCGCCGGCACGCCGGGCGCCGCGCCGACGAAATGGCGGCCGCCGAGGAGATGGTGCGGGGCCTCGGCGTCGAGCCGGCCGTCGCCCGGGCCGCGCGGGACCTGCTGCTCCGGATCCGGGCCGAGGAGGCGGGCGGACCGGCGGCCGGGCGGGACACCGGAGAGGCGGCCGGGCCGGCGGAGGGCGGGCCGCGCCGGTGA
- a CDS encoding rod shape-determining protein — translation MPVNMEEMRRCSVAVDLGASRTRVYVKDTGIIVDEPSVAAVNVRTGALLAVGELAERMTGRTPDHIRVVRPVQGGTVVNVDLARRMLRHLIGSKLRRTWIRRPGMRFAACVPHDSEPLAQRALHETLTAVGARRVELADTIVCAAIGSGLPVEHPEAAMVVVCGAGTTQVAVLSLGSIVAAETVPVGGDAIDYAVIEHLRSRHELLLPHPAVRPLRMMLHSDPGPAVAEVHGRDVTTGLARTVTVDTESVRQAVGGPLTAVLDAIRTVLRRCPPDLVADLSERGLVLAGGGALLPGLDSMLSRATGIPVHTAEAPDTCAVRGLGAMIEGKVESMRLDPLAG, via the coding sequence GTGCCCGTGAACATGGAAGAGATGCGCCGCTGCTCGGTCGCCGTGGACCTCGGCGCGTCGAGGACCCGGGTGTACGTCAAGGACACCGGCATCATCGTCGACGAGCCGAGCGTCGCCGCCGTCAACGTCCGCACCGGCGCGCTCCTCGCCGTCGGCGAACTCGCCGAACGCATGACCGGGCGCACCCCCGACCACATCCGGGTGGTCCGCCCCGTACAGGGCGGCACGGTCGTCAACGTCGACCTCGCCCGCCGCATGCTGCGCCACCTCATCGGGAGCAAACTCCGCCGCACCTGGATCCGCCGTCCCGGCATGCGGTTCGCCGCCTGTGTGCCGCACGACAGCGAACCCCTCGCCCAGCGCGCGCTGCACGAGACGCTCACCGCGGTCGGCGCCCGCCGGGTGGAACTGGCCGACACCATCGTTTGCGCCGCCATCGGCTCCGGGCTTCCGGTGGAGCACCCGGAGGCGGCGATGGTCGTGGTCTGCGGCGCGGGCACCACGCAGGTGGCGGTCCTGTCCCTCGGCTCGATCGTCGCCGCGGAGACCGTACCGGTCGGCGGCGACGCCATCGACTACGCCGTCATCGAACACCTGCGCAGCCGCCACGAACTGCTCCTCCCCCACCCGGCGGTGCGCCCGCTGCGGATGATGCTCCACTCGGACCCGGGCCCCGCCGTGGCCGAGGTGCACGGCCGCGACGTGACGACGGGGCTGGCGCGGACCGTGACCGTGGACACCGAAAGCGTCCGGCAGGCCGTCGGCGGACCGCTCACCGCCGTGCTCGACGCGATCCGCACCGTGCTCCGGCGCTGCCCGCCCGACCTCGTCGCGGACCTCTCCGAACGCGGCCTCGTCCTCGCCGGCGGCGGCGCCCTCCTGCCGGGACTCGACTCGATGCTGAGCCGCGCGACCGGCATCCCCGTGCACACCGCCGAGGCCCCGGACACCTGCGCCGTACGCGGGCTGGGCGCCATGATCGAGGGCAAGGTCGAGTCGATGCGCCTGGACCCACTCGCCGGCTGA
- a CDS encoding dodecin, protein MTNHVYRVTEIVGSSHEGLDDAIRNGIRRASETLRHLDWFEVTEMRGQIKDGQVEHYQVGLKVGFRLEEAG, encoded by the coding sequence ATGACCAACCACGTCTACCGGGTGACCGAGATCGTCGGCTCGTCGCACGAGGGACTGGACGACGCGATCCGCAACGGCATCCGCCGCGCCTCCGAGACCCTGCGGCACCTGGACTGGTTCGAGGTGACCGAGATGCGCGGACAGATCAAGGACGGACAGGTCGAGCACTACCAGGTCGGCCTGAAGGTCGGCTTCCGGCTGGAGGAGGCGGGCTGA
- a CDS encoding DUF6282 family protein, which translates to MSHPIPSRHARDLVRGAYDVHIHVGPDVMKRRIDDSELAHRFAEAGLAGFVLKSHYVPTAERAAVVNRLGQAQAVGAITLNASVGGLNPIAVEIAARGGARFVWLPTVDSSNQRSCLASDPAGAKPPMWARLQDDLRAAGMAADPVEVVGADGAVLERTRQVLRLIARHDMVLATGHLHGDEIATVVAAAAEEGVRRIVVTHPEFTSQRIGIERQRELAAHGALLERCFTTPYTGKVGWDLWFSNIREAGPENSIVSSDLGQPFNPPVEHGLALAADRLLEAGFSDEEIRTMTVHNSRALVGAEPLSD; encoded by the coding sequence GTGTCCCACCCCATCCCGAGCCGGCACGCCAGGGACCTCGTCCGCGGCGCCTACGACGTCCACATCCACGTCGGGCCCGACGTCATGAAGCGCCGCATCGACGACAGCGAGCTCGCCCACCGCTTCGCCGAGGCCGGACTGGCCGGGTTCGTCCTCAAGAGCCACTACGTCCCCACCGCCGAGCGGGCCGCCGTCGTCAACCGGCTCGGACAGGCCCAGGCGGTGGGGGCCATCACCCTCAACGCCTCGGTGGGCGGTCTGAACCCCATCGCGGTCGAGATCGCCGCCCGCGGCGGCGCCCGGTTCGTGTGGCTGCCGACGGTCGACAGCTCCAACCAGCGCTCCTGCCTGGCCAGTGACCCCGCGGGCGCCAAGCCGCCGATGTGGGCCCGGCTCCAGGACGACCTGCGCGCCGCGGGCATGGCGGCGGACCCGGTCGAGGTGGTCGGAGCGGACGGCGCCGTCCTGGAGCGCACCCGCCAGGTCCTGCGGCTCATCGCCCGGCACGACATGGTCCTGGCCACCGGCCACCTCCACGGCGACGAGATCGCCACGGTCGTCGCGGCCGCCGCCGAGGAGGGCGTGCGCCGCATCGTCGTGACGCACCCCGAGTTCACCTCCCAGCGGATCGGCATCGAACGCCAGCGTGAGCTGGCCGCCCACGGCGCCCTGCTGGAGCGGTGCTTCACCACCCCCTACACCGGCAAGGTCGGCTGGGACCTGTGGTTCTCCAACATCCGCGAGGCGGGGCCGGAGAACTCGATCGTCTCCAGCGACCTCGGCCAGCCGTTCAACCCGCCCGTCGAGCACGGACTGGCGCTCGCCGCCGACCGGCTCCTCGAAGCCGGCTTCAGCGACGAGGAGATCCGCACCATGACCGTGCACAACAGCCGGGCCCTCGTCGGCGCCGAACCGCTGAGCGACTGA